In one Mycobacterium heckeshornense genomic region, the following are encoded:
- the phoU gene encoding phosphate signaling complex protein PhoU — translation MRTAYHEQLAALSEQLGEMCGLAGVAMERATQALLQADLVMAEQVISDHEKIAALSARAEESAFVLLALQAPVAGDLRAIVSAIQIVADIDRMGALALHVAKIARRRHPQHALPEEVNGYFAEMGRVAVELGNSAQEVLLSRDPEKAARIREEDDAMDDLHRHLFTVLMDREWKHGVAAAVDVTLLGRFYERFADHAVEVARRVIFQATGKFPEGKFSDNDTLSASG, via the coding sequence ATGCGGACCGCTTACCATGAACAGCTCGCGGCATTGTCGGAGCAGCTCGGCGAAATGTGCGGGCTGGCCGGAGTTGCCATGGAACGCGCAACGCAGGCGCTGCTGCAGGCCGACCTGGTCATGGCCGAGCAGGTGATTTCCGACCACGAGAAGATTGCCGCGCTCAGCGCGCGCGCCGAGGAAAGCGCGTTCGTGTTACTGGCGTTGCAGGCACCGGTCGCCGGCGACCTGCGGGCGATTGTCAGCGCCATCCAGATCGTCGCCGATATCGACCGAATGGGGGCGCTGGCGCTGCACGTCGCCAAGATCGCACGGCGGCGTCATCCCCAGCACGCGCTTCCGGAGGAAGTCAACGGCTACTTCGCTGAAATGGGAAGGGTCGCAGTCGAATTGGGTAACAGTGCCCAGGAGGTGTTGTTGTCCCGAGACCCGGAGAAGGCCGCGCGTATCCGCGAAGAAGACGACGCGATGGACGATCTGCATCGGCACCTGTTTACGGTGCTGATGGACCGCGAATGGAAGCACGGGGTGGCCGCCGCCGTGGACGTCACCCTGCTGGGCCGGTTCTATGAACGGTTTGCCGACCATGCCGTGGAGGTCGCCCGACGGGTCATCTTCCAGGCAACCGGGAAGTTTCCCGAAGGAAAGTTCTCCGACAACGACACCCTGTCGGCTTCGGGCTAA
- a CDS encoding LCP family protein produces MSDGDYGATPDPPRSPAADDASLTRTRSPAPRPPWERFSPLSSPPDHAVGERPVPGTRQWSAPLPVHESADHAGDAEPTGCHTDGGLTVAELIARLGGVPAQRPRHHHAAPETEPPVDAPAWPLQTDDDHDLAPTYADELPDLGPVRSAAPRGRAAESEPEQTAVLPEATSRVPPRRIGAPATAEDADTRPQRGRRPMLLAARCIAALMAVSALALTGGAWQWSASKNNRLNNVSALDPHSRDVVDPNAQHGDENFLIVGVDSRAGANSQMGAGNTEDAGGARSDTVMLVNIPASRKRVVAVSFPRDLAITPTRCEAWNPDTGAYGPLYDDKTRTWGPDMVYTETKLNSAYAFGGPKCLVKVIQKLSGLSINRFIAIDFAGFAKMVDALGGVEVCSKTPLKDYELGTVLAHAGRQVVDGQTALNYVRARQVTTEDNGDYGRIKRQQLFLSSLLRSLISNETFFSLSRLNNVVNMFISESYVDNVKTKDLVDLGQSVQGLTAGHITFVTVPTTGETDENGNEPPRTADMRALFDAIINDDPLPKENDQNATSTPTTRSTTSTAPQPSPATEVRAERVQAVTATPQEVTVQVSNSTGKTGLAATATNELRHYGFQVMAPDDYPASLKGTTVFFSPGNEQAAATVAATLPNSKVERITGIGQVVQVVLGPDFRAVSAPPPGGSSVSVEIDRGAGNPPTKLPDDLTVTNAADTSCK; encoded by the coding sequence ATGAGTGACGGCGACTACGGCGCCACTCCCGACCCTCCGCGGAGCCCAGCTGCCGACGACGCCAGCCTCACCCGGACCCGGTCCCCGGCGCCACGCCCGCCGTGGGAGCGCTTCTCTCCCCTTTCGTCACCGCCGGACCATGCGGTCGGTGAGCGCCCGGTGCCCGGGACACGGCAATGGTCCGCGCCGCTGCCGGTACACGAGAGCGCAGACCACGCCGGGGACGCCGAGCCGACGGGCTGCCACACCGACGGCGGCTTAACGGTCGCCGAGCTGATCGCCAGGCTCGGTGGGGTGCCCGCGCAGCGGCCCCGCCATCATCACGCGGCACCGGAGACCGAGCCACCCGTCGACGCCCCCGCGTGGCCCCTGCAAACGGACGACGACCACGACCTTGCCCCGACCTATGCCGATGAACTTCCCGACCTCGGGCCCGTGCGCAGCGCGGCGCCGCGCGGGCGCGCCGCAGAATCCGAACCCGAGCAGACCGCGGTGCTACCCGAAGCGACGAGCAGGGTGCCGCCCCGGCGGATCGGCGCCCCAGCGACCGCCGAAGATGCGGACACCCGACCACAGCGCGGTCGCCGCCCGATGCTGCTCGCCGCACGCTGCATCGCAGCGTTGATGGCCGTTTCGGCGCTGGCCCTGACCGGCGGAGCGTGGCAGTGGAGCGCCTCGAAGAACAACCGGCTCAACAATGTCAGTGCCCTGGACCCGCATTCGCGCGACGTCGTCGACCCCAATGCGCAGCACGGTGACGAGAACTTCTTGATCGTCGGTGTCGACTCGCGCGCCGGGGCGAACAGTCAGATGGGGGCCGGCAACACCGAGGATGCCGGCGGCGCCCGCTCGGACACGGTCATGTTGGTCAACATTCCGGCGAGCCGCAAACGGGTGGTCGCGGTGTCGTTTCCGCGCGACCTGGCCATTACCCCGACCCGCTGCGAGGCCTGGAATCCCGACACCGGTGCCTACGGTCCGCTCTACGACGACAAGACCCGTACCTGGGGACCCGACATGGTGTACACCGAGACGAAACTGAACTCGGCGTACGCGTTCGGCGGCCCGAAGTGCCTGGTCAAGGTCATCCAGAAGCTGTCCGGGTTGTCGATCAACCGTTTCATCGCCATCGACTTCGCCGGGTTCGCCAAGATGGTCGACGCGCTCGGTGGTGTCGAGGTGTGCAGCAAGACCCCGCTGAAAGACTACGAATTGGGCACGGTACTCGCGCATGCCGGACGGCAAGTCGTCGACGGGCAAACCGCACTGAACTACGTACGCGCCCGCCAGGTCACCACCGAGGACAACGGCGACTATGGGCGCATCAAGCGCCAGCAGCTGTTCTTGTCGTCGCTGCTGCGTTCGCTGATTTCCAACGAGACCTTCTTTTCGCTGAGCAGGCTCAACAATGTGGTCAACATGTTCATCAGCGAAAGTTACGTCGATAACGTCAAGACCAAGGACCTGGTCGATCTCGGCCAGTCGGTGCAGGGCCTCACCGCCGGCCACATCACGTTCGTGACCGTGCCGACGACCGGCGAAACCGACGAGAACGGCAACGAGCCGCCGCGCACCGCCGACATGCGCGCGCTCTTCGACGCCATCATCAATGACGACCCGCTGCCGAAAGAAAACGACCAGAACGCCACGTCGACCCCGACCACCCGATCCACCACCAGCACCGCGCCGCAGCCAAGCCCCGCCACCGAGGTCCGGGCCGAGCGGGTCCAGGCTGTCACCGCCACCCCACAAGAAGTCACTGTGCAGGTATCCAACTCCACCGGCAAGACCGGGCTCGCCGCCACCGCCACCAACGAGCTCCGGCACTACGGTTTCCAGGTGATGGCGCCCGACGACTACCCGGCTTCGCTGAAAGGCACCACGGTGTTCTTCTCGCCGGGTAACGAGCAAGCGGCCGCCACGGTGGCAGCGACACTGCCCAATTCAAAGGTCGAGCGCATCACCGGAATCGGGCAGGTCGTGCAGGTGGTGCTCGGCCCCGATTTCCGCGCCGTGTCAGCTCCGCCGCCCGGGGGCTCGTCGGTCAGTGTCGAAATCGATCGTGGTGCTGGCAACCCACCGACCAAACTCCCGGACGACTTGACGGTGACCAACGCCGCCGACACCAGCTGCAAATAA
- the dusB gene encoding tRNA dihydrouridine synthase DusB, whose product MRIGPITLASPVVLAPMAGVTNVAFRTLCRELEQAKVGTVSGLYVCEMVTARALVERHPATMHMTTFSPEESPRSLQLYTVDPATTYQAVKMVADEDLADHIDMNFGCPVPKVTRRGGGAALPYKRRLFGQIVAAAVRGAEGTGIPVTVKFRIGIDDDHHTHLDAGRIAESEGAAAVALHARTAAQRYSGAADWEQIARLKEQVRTIPVLGNGDIFDASDALTMMAATGCDGVVIGRGCLGRPWLFAELSAAFTGRPAPTPPMLGEVADIIRRHGALLAAHFGEDKGMRDLRKHIAWYLHGFPAGSELRRALALVKTLDELDVLLGRLDADVPFPPAAAGPRGRQGSPARVALPDGWLSDRDDCTVPAGADIMHSGG is encoded by the coding sequence TTGCGGATCGGTCCGATCACGCTCGCCAGCCCGGTGGTGCTGGCCCCGATGGCGGGCGTGACGAATGTGGCGTTTCGCACGCTGTGTCGCGAGCTGGAGCAAGCCAAGGTCGGGACAGTCAGCGGGCTTTACGTCTGTGAGATGGTGACCGCACGCGCGCTGGTCGAGCGCCATCCGGCCACCATGCACATGACGACGTTCTCTCCCGAAGAGTCACCCCGGTCGCTGCAGCTCTACACCGTCGACCCGGCCACCACCTACCAGGCCGTGAAGATGGTCGCCGACGAGGACCTGGCCGACCACATCGATATGAACTTCGGCTGCCCGGTGCCCAAGGTCACCCGGCGCGGGGGCGGGGCGGCGCTGCCGTACAAGCGGCGGCTGTTCGGCCAGATCGTGGCCGCGGCTGTGCGCGGCGCCGAGGGCACCGGCATACCGGTGACGGTCAAGTTCCGCATCGGCATCGACGACGACCATCACACCCACCTCGATGCCGGGCGCATCGCCGAGAGCGAAGGCGCCGCCGCAGTCGCCCTGCACGCCCGTACCGCCGCCCAGCGCTACTCCGGCGCCGCGGACTGGGAGCAGATCGCCCGGCTCAAGGAGCAGGTGCGCACGATCCCGGTGCTCGGCAACGGCGACATCTTCGACGCCAGCGACGCGCTGACCATGATGGCCGCCACCGGGTGTGACGGCGTGGTCATCGGGCGCGGCTGCCTGGGCCGGCCATGGCTATTCGCAGAGCTGTCGGCGGCTTTCACCGGCCGCCCCGCCCCCACCCCGCCCATGCTGGGTGAGGTCGCCGACATCATCCGCCGGCATGGCGCGCTGCTGGCCGCGCATTTCGGCGAAGACAAGGGGATGCGTGATCTGCGCAAGCACATCGCCTGGTACCTGCATGGATTTCCGGCGGGCTCGGAGTTACGGCGGGCGTTGGCGCTGGTCAAAACCCTCGACGAGCTCGACGTTTTGCTGGGACGACTCGACGCCGATGTGCCGTTCCCGCCCGCGGCTGCCGGGCCGCGGGGCCGGCAGGGATCGCCCGCCCGAGTGGCGCTGCCCGACGGGTGGTTGAGCGATCGTGACGACTGCACCGTGCCCGCGGGTGCCGACATCATGCACTCGGGCGGCTGA
- a CDS encoding acyl-ACP desaturase — translation MPSELTDLQLLHELEPVVEKNLNRHLSMHKDWNPHDYIPWSDGKNFYALGGQDWSPEQSKLSDVAQVAMVQNLVTEDNLPSYHREIAMNFGMDGPWGQWVNRWTAEENRHGISLRDYLVVTRAVDPVELEKLRIEVVNRGFSPGQNHQGEYFAERLTDSIIYVTFQELATRVSHRNTGKACNETIADQLMARISADENLHMIFYRDVSEAAFDIAPNVAMWSLHRVLRHFKMPGFLVPEFRRKAVIIAVGGVYDVRIHLEDVVKPVLKKWRIFERDDFTGEAAWMQEDLALLMDELEKECEKFEASKQRYLERQARRQEKITAERVLNTAGTLRMSRR, via the coding sequence ATGCCGTCAGAGCTGACCGACCTACAGCTGTTGCACGAACTCGAGCCGGTCGTCGAGAAGAACTTGAACCGGCACCTCTCCATGCACAAGGACTGGAACCCGCACGACTACATCCCGTGGTCGGACGGCAAGAACTTCTACGCGCTCGGCGGCCAAGACTGGTCCCCGGAGCAGTCGAAGCTCTCCGATGTCGCTCAGGTGGCGATGGTGCAAAACCTGGTCACCGAGGACAACCTGCCGTCCTATCACCGCGAGATCGCAATGAACTTCGGCATGGACGGCCCCTGGGGGCAATGGGTCAACCGCTGGACCGCCGAGGAAAACCGCCATGGAATCTCGCTGCGTGACTATCTTGTGGTGACCCGGGCGGTCGACCCGGTCGAATTGGAGAAACTACGCATCGAGGTGGTGAACAGGGGCTTCAGCCCGGGCCAGAACCATCAGGGTGAGTATTTCGCCGAGCGTCTCACCGACTCGATCATCTACGTGACTTTCCAGGAGCTGGCCACCCGGGTTTCGCACCGCAACACCGGCAAGGCGTGCAACGAGACCATCGCCGACCAGCTGATGGCCAGGATCTCGGCCGACGAGAACCTGCACATGATCTTCTACCGCGACGTCAGCGAGGCCGCCTTCGACATCGCCCCCAATGTGGCGATGTGGTCGCTGCACCGGGTGCTGCGTCATTTCAAGATGCCGGGCTTCCTGGTGCCCGAGTTCCGCCGCAAGGCCGTGATTATTGCCGTCGGCGGTGTGTACGACGTGCGCATCCACCTCGAGGATGTGGTGAAACCGGTGCTAAAGAAATGGCGCATCTTCGAACGCGACGACTTCACCGGCGAAGCCGCCTGGATGCAAGAAGACCTCGCGCTGCTGATGGACGAGCTGGAAAAGGAGTGCGAGAAGTTCGAGGCGTCCAAGCAGCGCTACCTCGAGCGCCAGGCCCGCAGGCAGGAGAAGATCACCGCCGAGCGGGTGCTCAACACCGCGGGGACGCTTCGGATGAGTCGGCGGTAG
- a CDS encoding TetR/AcrR family transcriptional regulator: protein MPAGQRRGRWSGMPLEDRQALRRDRLIAAGVQLLGDERGPAVTVRAVCRKAGLTERYFYESFADRDEFVRAVYDDVCTRAMSTLMSATTPREAVERFVALMVDDPVRGRVLLLAPGVEPVLTRSGAEWMPSFIELLQRKLTRINDPVLQNMVATSLIGGLTALFTAYLDGRLAATRSQFIDYCVDMLLSRAAAPLAVPVRHQTRQT, encoded by the coding sequence GTGCCTGCGGGTCAACGACGGGGCCGCTGGTCCGGGATGCCCCTGGAAGATCGTCAGGCGCTGCGCCGCGACCGGCTCATTGCCGCTGGAGTGCAATTGCTGGGTGACGAACGGGGCCCGGCGGTGACCGTTCGCGCAGTGTGCCGCAAAGCCGGCCTGACCGAACGCTATTTCTACGAAAGCTTCGCCGACCGCGACGAATTCGTGCGGGCGGTGTACGACGACGTCTGCACGCGGGCGATGTCGACCTTGATGTCGGCGACGACGCCGCGGGAGGCCGTCGAGCGGTTCGTCGCGTTGATGGTCGACGATCCGGTGCGTGGCCGGGTGCTGTTGCTGGCGCCGGGCGTGGAACCGGTGCTGACCCGCTCCGGGGCGGAATGGATGCCCAGCTTCATCGAGTTGCTGCAGCGCAAGCTCACCCGCATCAACGATCCGGTGCTGCAGAACATGGTCGCCACCAGCCTGATCGGCGGGCTGACCGCACTGTTTACCGCCTACCTGGACGGACGATTGGCAGCCACCCGCAGCCAGTTCATCGACTACTGCGTCGACATGCTGCTCAGCAGGGCCGCCGCCCCCCTGGCGGTACCCGTGCGCCACCAGACCCGCCAAACTTGA
- a CDS encoding oxygenase MpaB family protein, translating to MNQDTSAPSTLTSVSGMAGGCPVSGPGYDAPPSPLGPESLTWRYFGDWRGLLQGPWAGSMQNMHPQLGAAVEQHSTFFRERWPRLLRSLYPIGGVVFDGDRAPLTGAEVRDYHVDIKGVDSQGRRYHALNPDVFYWAHATFFVGTLIVAERFCGGLTEAQKRQLFDEHVQWYRMYGMSMRPVPKTWEEFQAYWDRMCREVLENNWAARQVLNLTRLPKPPFAQWIPDWLWAAQRKLLAPFFVWLTVGLYDQPVRELMGYTWSRRDEWLHRRFGDLVRLVFACVPRRYRKHPRARAGWDRARGRIPADAPLVHTPARNLPPLDERGNPKHYCPNV from the coding sequence GTGAATCAAGATACGTCGGCACCGTCGACGCTGACCAGCGTAAGCGGGATGGCCGGCGGGTGTCCGGTGTCGGGGCCGGGATACGACGCTCCGCCGAGCCCGCTCGGCCCGGAGTCGCTGACCTGGCGGTACTTCGGTGACTGGCGCGGCCTGCTGCAAGGGCCGTGGGCCGGGTCCATGCAAAACATGCACCCGCAGCTAGGGGCTGCGGTCGAACAACACTCGACGTTCTTCCGGGAACGCTGGCCGCGGCTGTTGCGTTCGCTGTATCCCATCGGGGGCGTGGTTTTCGACGGTGACCGCGCCCCGTTGACCGGGGCAGAGGTGCGCGATTACCACGTCGACATCAAAGGCGTCGACAGCCAGGGCCGCCGCTATCACGCGCTGAACCCCGACGTCTTCTATTGGGCGCATGCCACGTTCTTCGTCGGCACTTTGATTGTGGCCGAGCGGTTTTGCGGCGGCCTCACTGAGGCTCAGAAACGCCAGCTGTTTGACGAGCACGTCCAGTGGTACCGAATGTATGGCATGAGCATGCGCCCGGTGCCAAAGACCTGGGAGGAATTCCAGGCTTATTGGGACCGCATGTGCCGGGAAGTGCTGGAGAACAACTGGGCCGCCCGCCAGGTTCTCAACCTGACAAGGCTACCGAAACCGCCGTTCGCGCAATGGATTCCCGATTGGCTGTGGGCTGCGCAGCGAAAGCTATTGGCTCCATTTTTCGTTTGGTTGACGGTCGGACTCTACGATCAGCCGGTGCGCGAGCTGATGGGCTATACGTGGTCGCGCCGCGACGAGTGGCTACACCGGCGCTTCGGCGATCTGGTGCGTCTCGTGTTCGCATGCGTGCCCCGGCGCTACCGGAAGCATCCTCGGGCCCGGGCGGGCTGGGACCGGGCCAGAGGCCGCATCCCGGCCGATGCCCCGCTAGTACACACTCCCGCGCGCAATCTGCCGCCACTTGACGAACGTGGCAACCCAAAGCACTACTGCCCCAACGTCTGA
- a CDS encoding zinc transporter Slc39a7: MSTMPHHDHSHEAPHSHEHQHGDVAHTHMHTTHEHDHVEHEHPHTHDDGIEHTHHHVHQSGLEEAHNHAHS; this comes from the coding sequence ATGAGCACGATGCCCCACCATGACCACAGTCACGAGGCGCCGCATTCGCACGAGCACCAGCACGGCGACGTCGCTCACACCCACATGCACACCACGCACGAACACGACCACGTCGAGCACGAACACCCCCACACCCACGACGACGGCATCGAGCACACCCACCACCACGTGCACCAGTCAGGGCTCGAGGAAGCGCACAACCACGCCCACAGCTGA
- a CDS encoding ArsR/SmtB family transcription factor, producing MHAGNQDSRLPEDQVGLVVEVFRMLADATRVRVLWSLADREMSVNELAEHVGKPAPSVSQHLAKLRMARLVRTRRAGTTIFYSLENEHVRQLVVDAVFNAEHAGPGVPRHHRSDAGLQVISETTAQQGR from the coding sequence ATGCATGCAGGTAACCAGGATTCGCGGTTACCGGAGGACCAGGTGGGTCTGGTCGTCGAAGTGTTTCGGATGTTGGCCGACGCTACCCGGGTACGGGTGCTGTGGTCGCTTGCTGATCGCGAGATGTCGGTCAACGAGCTCGCCGAGCACGTCGGCAAACCCGCACCGTCGGTGTCCCAGCACTTGGCAAAGCTCCGGATGGCGCGCCTGGTGCGTACCCGCCGGGCCGGGACGACGATCTTCTACAGCCTGGAAAACGAGCACGTGCGTCAGCTCGTCGTCGACGCCGTCTTCAACGCCGAGCATGCCGGCCCGGGGGTGCCGCGGCATCATCGCAGCGATGCCGGGCTGCAGGTGATTTCCGAAACGACAGCACAGCAAGGGAGATGA
- a CDS encoding class I SAM-dependent methyltransferase, translating into MVRTESDSWDLATSVGATATMVAAQRALASERRLIDDPFAAPLVRAVGIDVYTRLVDGKIPVGEGSDFDPDRMARGMAVRTRFYDRYFLDAVQPGIRQAVILAAGLDARAFRLPWPAGTVVYEVDLPDVVEFKTSTLQQLGAEPKAERRTVAVDLRDDWPAALRQAGFDPGAPAAWSAEGLVVYLPSEAQDALFDRVTALSAPGSRLALEFVPDTAIFADERWRAHHERMAELGFDVVDFNELVYHGERGHIIEYLGRRGWQVSHRPVAQLHADNGFVYPDDDVAAAFADVTYLSAVLH; encoded by the coding sequence ATGGTGCGCACCGAAAGCGACAGCTGGGATCTCGCGACGAGCGTGGGAGCGACGGCGACGATGGTTGCCGCGCAACGGGCGCTGGCCTCCGAGAGAAGGTTGATCGACGACCCGTTTGCCGCTCCGTTGGTGCGCGCGGTCGGCATCGATGTTTACACCCGGCTGGTGGACGGCAAGATACCGGTCGGGGAGGGTTCCGATTTCGACCCGGACCGGATGGCCCGGGGTATGGCGGTGCGAACCCGGTTCTACGACCGGTACTTTCTCGATGCCGTGCAACCCGGTATTCGCCAGGCGGTCATTCTCGCCGCGGGCCTGGACGCGCGGGCCTTCAGGTTGCCGTGGCCGGCCGGCACCGTCGTCTACGAGGTCGACCTGCCCGACGTTGTCGAGTTCAAGACCTCCACCCTGCAACAGCTCGGCGCGGAGCCGAAAGCCGAGCGCCGAACCGTTGCGGTCGACTTGCGCGACGACTGGCCGGCGGCGCTTCGCCAGGCCGGATTCGATCCTGGGGCGCCCGCGGCGTGGAGCGCCGAGGGATTAGTGGTCTACCTGCCGTCGGAGGCCCAGGATGCCTTGTTCGACCGCGTCACCGCGTTGAGCGCGCCTGGCAGCCGACTGGCGCTGGAATTCGTTCCGGACACCGCGATTTTCGCCGACGAGCGGTGGCGCGCGCATCACGAGCGGATGGCTGAGTTGGGATTCGACGTCGTCGACTTCAACGAGCTGGTCTACCACGGCGAACGCGGCCACATCATCGAGTACCTGGGTCGGCGCGGCTGGCAAGTTTCCCACCGTCCCGTCGCGCAATTGCACGCCGACAACGGCTTCGTCTATCCCGACGATGACGTGGCGGCGGCCTTTGCCGACGTGACCTACCTCAGCGCGGTGTTGCATTAG
- a CDS encoding F420-dependent hydroxymycolic acid dehydrogenase → MNGMSRRAVGRLFAGLSVMTAAGLAAGCTSKPATSPTTPAAPPPSGPGVGFVLSHEQFTTAQLLDQAQAAEHAGFRYLWASDHIQPWQDNEGHAMFPWITLALVGQRTDHVSFGTDVTCPILRYHPTTVAHAFASLALLYPGRVFLGVGTGERLNEQAATTQFGSYRERHDRLIEAIQLIRQLWSGERISFQGRYFQTNQLKIYDVPKSPPPILVAAGGPKSAQLAGRYGDGWITQAESVKDPKLVAAFNQGARASGRDPAKLGKRAEMFAVVGDQNDINHAAELWRFTGGAVDQPNPVDIQQAAGRNSLDKVIKGWTTGTDPATHIKAVQAVLDAGATPFMHFPQRDPATAIEFYRTKVLPELR, encoded by the coding sequence ATGAATGGAATGTCACGGCGTGCCGTGGGCCGGCTGTTCGCCGGCCTCAGCGTGATGACTGCCGCCGGACTCGCGGCCGGCTGCACCTCAAAACCCGCGACATCGCCGACCACCCCCGCGGCCCCACCACCATCCGGGCCGGGCGTGGGCTTCGTGCTGTCTCACGAGCAATTCACCACCGCTCAGCTGCTGGACCAGGCGCAGGCCGCCGAGCACGCCGGGTTCCGCTATTTGTGGGCCAGCGATCACATCCAGCCATGGCAGGACAACGAGGGGCATGCGATGTTCCCCTGGATCACGCTGGCACTGGTGGGCCAACGGACCGACCATGTCTCCTTCGGCACGGACGTCACCTGCCCGATCTTGCGCTATCACCCCACGACTGTCGCGCACGCTTTCGCCTCGCTTGCGCTGCTTTACCCTGGGCGGGTCTTCCTCGGGGTCGGCACCGGCGAGCGGCTCAACGAGCAGGCCGCCACCACCCAGTTCGGCAGCTACCGCGAACGCCACGACCGACTGATCGAAGCCATCCAACTTATCCGGCAACTGTGGAGCGGGGAGCGAATTTCGTTTCAGGGACGCTATTTTCAGACTAACCAGCTGAAAATCTACGACGTGCCGAAGTCGCCGCCACCGATCCTTGTCGCAGCCGGCGGGCCGAAGAGCGCACAGCTGGCGGGCCGGTACGGCGACGGGTGGATCACCCAAGCCGAGAGCGTCAAAGACCCGAAACTCGTCGCCGCCTTCAACCAGGGAGCGCGCGCGTCCGGCCGTGACCCCGCCAAACTGGGCAAACGCGCCGAGATGTTCGCCGTCGTCGGGGACCAGAACGACATCAACCACGCCGCCGAGCTGTGGCGGTTCACCGGCGGCGCCGTCGACCAGCCGAACCCTGTCGACATTCAGCAAGCGGCAGGGCGCAATTCGCTTGACAAGGTGATCAAGGGCTGGACGACCGGCACCGATCCGGCTACCCACATCAAAGCGGTGCAGGCTGTACTCGACGCCGGCGCGACGCCGTTCATGCACTTCCCCCAGCGTGATCCGGCCACAGCGATCGAGTTCTACCGGACCAAAGTGCTGCCAGAGCTGCGCTGA
- a CDS encoding cytochrome P450 — MTSVHHSGTDTYGVPQVDYDSLPMAMDRKEGWDALRAIGPVVLMNGWYHLTRREDVLHALRTPEVYSSKKAFDALGSPLPLVPIAFDPPEHTGFRKILQPFFSPHNLSAMLPSLQRQAVAMIDDIAARGQCEVVSELAIPYPSQVFLTFYGLPLADRDQLVKWKDAVIDLADGVTLEGHDLTPAVELFTYLSNAINERRANPGPDILSQVLSGHEPLDDAEAIGLSYLFVLAGLDTVTAAIGFALSALARDPKLRITLLRHPEQVPVFVEEIVRLEPPAPVVPRVTTQPITVGGAMLPEGTPVRLCLGAINRDGSDPVSTNNLVMDGKVHRHWGFGGGPHRCLGSHLACMELNLVVNEWLRRIPEFEVEPGFTPKIKYPANTFSLTSLPLCWEAC, encoded by the coding sequence ATGACGTCCGTGCACCATTCCGGAACCGACACGTATGGCGTGCCGCAAGTGGACTACGACTCATTGCCGATGGCTATGGATCGCAAGGAGGGCTGGGACGCGCTGCGAGCGATTGGCCCCGTTGTGTTGATGAACGGTTGGTACCACCTGACGCGCCGCGAGGATGTCCTGCATGCGCTGCGAACTCCCGAGGTCTACTCCTCGAAGAAGGCGTTCGATGCCCTCGGCAGCCCACTACCGCTGGTGCCCATCGCGTTCGACCCACCGGAGCACACCGGCTTTCGCAAGATCCTGCAGCCGTTCTTTAGCCCGCACAATTTGAGTGCGATGCTGCCGTCGCTGCAACGGCAGGCCGTTGCCATGATCGACGACATCGCTGCCCGAGGTCAGTGCGAGGTCGTGTCTGAGCTCGCCATTCCGTACCCCTCGCAGGTTTTCCTGACGTTCTACGGGCTGCCGCTGGCTGACCGGGATCAGCTAGTGAAGTGGAAGGACGCCGTCATCGACCTCGCCGACGGTGTGACCCTTGAGGGTCATGATCTCACCCCAGCGGTCGAGCTGTTCACCTACCTCAGCAACGCCATCAATGAGCGACGGGCGAATCCCGGGCCCGACATCTTGTCGCAGGTGCTCAGCGGTCACGAACCGCTGGATGACGCCGAGGCTATCGGGTTGAGCTATTTGTTTGTGTTGGCGGGGCTGGACACCGTGACCGCGGCAATCGGCTTCGCGTTATCGGCCTTGGCGCGTGATCCGAAACTGCGGATCACGCTGCTCCGGCATCCCGAACAGGTGCCGGTGTTCGTCGAGGAAATCGTCCGGCTCGAACCCCCGGCGCCGGTAGTGCCGCGGGTCACCACGCAACCGATAACCGTCGGCGGCGCCATGCTGCCGGAAGGCACGCCGGTGCGGCTCTGCCTTGGCGCGATCAACCGTGATGGCAGTGACCCGGTATCGACCAACAACCTCGTGATGGATGGGAAGGTGCACCGGCACTGGGGCTTCGGTGGCGGTCCGCACCGCTGCCTCGGCTCGCACCTGGCGTGCATGGAACTCAATCTCGTCGTCAACGAATGGTTGCGCCGCATTCCCGAATTCGAAGTGGAACCGGGGTTCACCCCCAAAATCAAATACCCCGCGAACACGTTCTCGCTGACTAGCCTGCCACTGTGCTGGGAAGCGTGCTGA
- a CDS encoding ferredoxin → MKVRVDNSKCMGHAQCYAVDPKLFPIDEAGYSILQPHEVKPEDEQVVREGVAACPEQALILEEGS, encoded by the coding sequence ATGAAGGTTCGGGTTGACAACAGCAAGTGCATGGGACACGCGCAATGCTATGCAGTAGATCCCAAACTGTTCCCGATCGATGAGGCTGGCTACTCGATTCTGCAGCCCCATGAGGTAAAGCCCGAAGATGAGCAAGTCGTCCGCGAAGGTGTGGCGGCATGCCCCGAGCAAGCGCTGATCCTCGAAGAGGGCAGCTGA